In Desulfuromonas thiophila, a single window of DNA contains:
- a CDS encoding CDP-alcohol phosphatidyltransferase family protein, with protein MVFSLGDVESCLQRKSWWAVFFILPFVRRLALYLANRTQITPNQITVAAFALVPPVAVLFAQGTYWTTILAVVLFELNYLLDCVDGTIARLKKNATPAGGYLDAILDRVRIVLLCLALGHGYWISHQSIAVFFWLLLYLGVNNLIIISRGYQERTLAKAGFASRLGGDLITQGVSTSLLARWFHFTQRRNLMPYFHDVELDALVFVVGPLVKQPVVAIQIAVAGGLFLFFALNLVFLRELKKQRPLGVES; from the coding sequence ATGGTTTTTTCTTTGGGAGATGTTGAAAGTTGTTTGCAGCGTAAATCATGGTGGGCAGTTTTTTTTATCCTTCCTTTTGTGAGACGTCTGGCCCTTTATTTGGCGAACCGCACCCAGATCACCCCTAACCAGATTACTGTGGCTGCATTTGCATTGGTGCCACCTGTGGCAGTTTTATTTGCCCAAGGTACATATTGGACGACCATCTTGGCTGTTGTCCTTTTTGAACTTAATTATTTATTGGACTGTGTCGATGGCACGATTGCGCGGTTGAAAAAGAACGCCACCCCAGCTGGGGGATATCTGGATGCTATTCTCGACCGGGTGCGGATTGTCCTGTTATGTCTGGCGCTGGGGCATGGCTACTGGATCTCTCACCAGTCTATCGCTGTTTTTTTCTGGTTGCTGCTTTATCTTGGAGTCAATAATTTAATTATCATCTCAAGAGGATATCAGGAGCGCACGCTGGCAAAAGCAGGCTTTGCCAGTAGGCTAGGGGGTGATTTAATTACACAGGGCGTGAGCACTTCTTTGTTGGCGCGCTGGTTTCATTTTACGCAGAGACGCAATTTGATGCCTTATTTCCATGATGTGGAATTGGATGCTCTGGTTTTTGTCGTTGGTCCACTTGTAAAGCAACCTGTGGTTGCCATTCAGATTGCGGTGGCCGGAGGCTTATTCCTTTTTTTTGCTTTGAACCTTGTTTTTTTGCGTGAGCTTAAAAAACAACGACCCTTGGGAGTCGAGTCTTGA
- a CDS encoding glycosyltransferase family 2 protein, translating to MSLFNHAEHPLVSVVIPSKNRLDFLLEALDSVFAQTYQNLEVIVVDDGSATPLGPMLKEKYGDRILFLRHEKSLGAPAARNAGARLASGEYIAFLDDDDLWLPEKISKQIECFKCASLPCALVGCSFAYVKNLASLMTCFAPYKVELEDGLFKLLLSRNVIGGCSVPLIKREALTSVGGFDESFKSCQDWDLWLRLLHWGDAVFVPDVLLYRRVHEGQITSNLKHKIAGRKRLLAKFPEEFANFPRTRKEHLRRLATLSLLDDDRLSALNGYLNVLIQDMLDWRSFCGVLLSMLPLKCGKILAERAGAMRLNGTIFYH from the coding sequence ATGTCGTTATTTAATCACGCTGAGCACCCTTTGGTTTCTGTCGTTATTCCCAGTAAGAACAGGCTGGACTTTCTGCTGGAAGCCCTCGACAGCGTTTTTGCGCAAACCTATCAGAATCTCGAAGTTATCGTTGTTGATGATGGCTCGGCAACTCCTTTAGGGCCGATGCTGAAAGAAAAATATGGTGACCGGATTCTTTTTCTGCGTCACGAAAAATCTCTGGGAGCCCCAGCTGCACGTAATGCTGGGGCAAGGCTGGCATCGGGCGAGTATATTGCCTTTCTTGATGATGATGATCTCTGGCTGCCCGAAAAAATATCTAAGCAAATTGAATGTTTTAAATGTGCCAGTTTGCCTTGTGCCCTTGTCGGATGTTCATTTGCATATGTCAAAAACTTGGCAAGCCTTATGACTTGTTTTGCGCCATATAAAGTCGAATTAGAAGATGGATTGTTTAAATTGCTGCTCTCTAGAAACGTTATCGGCGGGTGTTCTGTCCCTCTGATTAAACGAGAAGCATTAACCTCTGTTGGGGGTTTCGACGAATCATTTAAAAGCTGTCAGGATTGGGACTTGTGGTTGCGATTGTTGCATTGGGGCGATGCAGTTTTTGTCCCAGACGTTCTATTGTATCGCCGGGTACATGAAGGACAAATAACCTCTAATCTAAAACATAAAATTGCAGGACGAAAGCGTCTGCTTGCAAAGTTTCCAGAGGAATTTGCCAATTTTCCACGAACGCGTAAGGAACATTTGCGGAGGTTGGCGACATTAAGCCTTCTTGACGATGACAGATTGAGTGCCCTCAATGGCTATTTAAATGTGCTTATACAAGACATGCTTGACTGGAGAAGTTTTTGTGGGGTTCTTTTATCTATGTTACCGTTAAAATGTGGGAAAATCTTAGCGGAGCGTGCTGGAGCCATGCGACTTAACGGGACGATTTTTTACCATTGA
- a CDS encoding glycosyltransferase produces MKVVFAPVADGNPYQKLLSESLKKCHIDVYKSSIFPKLSWLCKHHKDVEIIHIHWPSSLYRMGRLTFLRSMILVFRILAAKTLGFRLVWTVHNILPHESRTPFWDLFFRYFFIRFGDGIICHCEFALSEIQRRFGNAKKTAVIPHGNYIGCYPNKPSREVARNKLGLPHEGIVFLSFGLLREYKNITELVHQLARLDRDVTLVVAGRGEVDSSLLETEQIGKVGLKFFNDYIPNAEVPFFFAAADIMLAPYRNILTSGAVILSLSMGTPVIAPALGCLPELMVNGGGILYDPSKSGALRRAIEKSFYCNLEEMSQTAESIADLLGWDRLGASTAKFYKDIVDL; encoded by the coding sequence GTGAAAGTAGTTTTTGCGCCTGTTGCTGATGGGAATCCCTATCAAAAGCTGTTGTCGGAATCTCTAAAAAAGTGCCATATTGATGTCTATAAAAGTTCTATTTTCCCAAAATTGTCTTGGCTTTGCAAACATCATAAAGACGTAGAAATTATCCACATTCATTGGCCATCCAGCCTTTATCGTATGGGGAGGCTTACTTTTCTTCGGTCTATGATTCTTGTTTTCCGCATCTTGGCAGCAAAAACCCTCGGATTTCGTCTTGTTTGGACAGTTCACAATATTTTACCGCATGAATCTCGCACCCCTTTTTGGGATCTTTTTTTTCGTTATTTTTTTATCCGTTTTGGTGATGGAATCATATGTCATTGCGAATTTGCTCTTTCTGAAATACAGCGTCGGTTCGGCAATGCAAAGAAAACAGCCGTAATACCTCATGGTAATTACATTGGCTGCTACCCGAACAAGCCAAGTCGAGAAGTTGCTCGTAACAAGCTCGGCTTGCCTCATGAAGGTATTGTTTTTTTGTCTTTTGGCTTATTGAGAGAATACAAAAATATAACTGAACTCGTGCATCAGCTTGCACGACTTGATAGAGATGTGACACTCGTTGTCGCTGGGCGTGGAGAAGTTGATTCCTCTCTTCTTGAGACTGAACAGATAGGGAAAGTTGGGCTTAAGTTTTTCAATGATTATATTCCTAATGCTGAGGTTCCCTTTTTTTTTGCTGCAGCAGATATAATGCTGGCGCCTTATAGAAATATACTTACATCCGGCGCCGTTATTCTTTCTTTATCGATGGGAACGCCAGTAATTGCACCGGCGTTGGGCTGCTTGCCAGAGCTTATGGTAAATGGCGGGGGAATATTGTATGACCCCTCAAAGTCAGGGGCCTTAAGGCGTGCTATTGAAAAGAGTTTTTATTGTAATCTAGAGGAAATGTCGCAAACGGCTGAAAGCATAGCGGATTTGCTCGGATGGGATCGTTTGGGGGCCTCTACCGCTAAATTTTATAAAGATATAGTGGATCTATAA